In one window of Falco cherrug isolate bFalChe1 chromosome 10, bFalChe1.pri, whole genome shotgun sequence DNA:
- the CSE1L gene encoding exportin-2, whose product MELSDANLQTLTEYLKKTLDPDPAIRRPAEKFLESVEGSQNYPLLLLTLLEKSQENVIKVCASVTFKNYIKRNWRIVEDEPNKICESDRIAIKANIVPLMLSSPEQIQKQLSDAISIIGREDFPQKWPDLLTEMVNRFQSGDFHVINGVLRTAHSLFKRYRHEFKSNELWTEIKLVLDAFALPLTNLFKATIELCSTHANDASALKVLFSSLILIAKLFYSLNFQDLPEFFEDNMETWMTNFHSLLTLDNKLLQTDDEEEAGLLELLKSQICDNAALYAQKYDEEFQPYLPRFVTAIWNLLVTTGQEVKYDLLVSNAIQFLASVCERPHYKHLFEDQNTLTSICEKVIVPNMEFRAADEEAFEDNSEEYIRRDLEGSDIDTRRRAACDLVRGLCKFFEGPVTGIFSGYVNSMLQEYAKNPSVNWKHKDAAIYLVTSLASKAQTQKHGITQANELVNLTEFFVNHIQPDLKSASVNEFPVLKADGIKYIMIFRNQVPKEQLLVSIPLLINHLQAESIVVHTYAAHALERLFTMRGTNNTTLITAAEMAPFVEVLLTNLFKALTLPGSSENEYIMKAIMRSFSLLQESIIPYIPSVITQLTQKLLAVSKNPSKPHFNHYMFESICLSIRITCKANPDAVGSFEEALFMVFTEILQNDVQEFIPYVFQVMSLLLEMHKNEIPSSYMALFPHLLQPVLWERTGNIPPLVRLLQAYLERGANTIASAAADKIPGLLGVFQKLIASKANDHQGFYLLNSIIEHMPPESVDQYRKQIFILLFQRLQNSKTTKFIKSFLVFINLYCIKYGALALQEIFDSIQPKMFGMVLEKIIIPEIQKVSGQVEKKICAVGITKILTECPPMMDTEYTKLWTPLLQALIGLFELPEDDTIPDEEHFIDIEDTPGYQTAFSQLAFAGKKEHDPVGQMVNNPRIHLAQSLHKLSTACPGRVPSMLSTSLNAEALQYLQGYLQAASVTLL is encoded by the exons gtTGAAGATGAACCAAACAAGATATGTGAATCAGACAGGATAGCTATTAAAGCTAATATAGTGCCCTTGATGCTTAGCAGCCCGGAACAAATTCAAAAGCAG ttaAGTGATGCAATTAGTATTATTGGTCGGGAAGACTTTCCTCAGAAGTGGCCAGACTTACTGACAGAAATGGTGAATCGCTTTCAAAGCGGAGATTTCCACGTCATCAATGGGGTCCTTCGCACTGCTCACTCTTTATTTAAAAG GTACCGCCATGAATTTAAGTCCAACGAATTATGGACAGAGATCAAGCTTGTCCTTGATGCCTTTGCTTTGCCCTTGACAAATCTCTTTAAG GCAACTATTGAACTTTGCAGCACACATGCAAATGATGCTAGTGCTTTGAAggttctcttttcttctctcattcTGATTGCGAAGCTGTTCTACAGTTTAAATTTTCAG GATCTTCCGGAGTTTTTTGAAGATAACATGGAAACATGGATGACAAATTTTCATAGTCTTTTAACTTTAGATAATAAGCTTTTGCAGACGGAT GATGAAGAGGAAGCTGGATTACTGGAGCTCTTGAAATCACAAATTTGTGATAATGCTGCTTTATATGCTCAAAAATACGATGAAGAATTTCAACCCTACCTGCCACGTTTTGTAACGGCAATCTGGAATCTGTTAGTCACGACAGGCCAGGAAGTGAAATACGACTTG CTGGTTAGTAATGCAATCCAGTTTCTGGCCTCGGTTTGTGAGAGACCACATTACAAACATCTGTTTGAAGACCAGAATACATTGACAAGTATCTGTGAAAAAGTTATTGTTCCCAATATGGAATTTAGAG cgGCTGATGAAGAAGCATTTGAAGATAATTCTGAAGAATATATCAGAAGGGATTTGGAAGGATCTG ATATTGACACCAGGCGCAGAGCAGCTTGTGATCTAGTCAGAGGCTTGTGCAAATTTTTTGAAGGACCTGTGACAGGGATTTTTTCTGGCTATGTTAATTCTATGCTGCAAGAATATGCAAAGAATCCATCTGTTAACTGGAAGCACAAAGATGCAGCTATTTACCTTGTTACGTCTTTGGCATCCAAAGCTCAAACACAGAAG caTGGAATAACACAAGCCAATGAACTTGTTAATCTGACAGAATTCTTTGTGAATCACATTCAGCCTGACTTAAAGTCTGCTAGTG tgaatgaattccctgTGCTAAAAGCGGATGGTATCAAATATATCATGATTTTTAGAAACCAA GTACCTAAAGAACAGCTGTTGGTATCTATTCCTCTCTTAATCAATCATCTTCAAGCAGAAAGTATTGTTGTCCATACTTACGCAGCACATGCTCTTGAAAGGCTGTTTACTATGAGGGGAACAAATAATACTACGCT CattacagctgcagaaatggcaCCATTTGTGGAAGTGCTATTAACGAACCTCTTCAAAGCGCTGACACTTCCTGGCTCATCTGAAAATGAATACATTATGAAAG CCATCATGAGGAGTTTTTCTCTGCTACAGGAATCCATAATTCCATACATCCCTTCTGTCATCACACAGCTTACACAGAAACTGCTGGCTGTCAGTAAG AATCCAAGCAAACCTCACTTTAACCATTACATGTTTGAATCCATATGCCTGTCGATAAGGATAACATGCAAAGCAAACCCTGATGCAGTTGGAAGCTTCGAAGAGGCTTTGTTTATGGTGTTCACTGAGATACTACAGAACGATGTGCAAG agttcaTTCCATATGTGTTTCAAGTGATGTCCCTACTTCTAgaaatgcataaaaatgaaatccCATCATCCTATATGGCATTGTTTCCTCATCTACTTCAGCCAGTATTATGGGAAAGGACAGGAAACATTCCTCCTTTGGTCCGACTCCTGCAGGCTTATTTAGAGCGGGGCGCCAATACAATagcaagtgctgctgctgacaaaatt CCTGGATTGTTAGGTGTGTTCCAGAAGTTGATTGCCTCTAAAGCTAATGACCATCAAGGATTCTATCTTCTAAACAGTATTATAGAACATATGCCTCC tgAATCAGTTGACCAGTACAGGAAACAGATCTTCATTCTACTATTCCAAAGACTTCAAAAttccaaaacaacaaaatttattaaaa gtTTCCTGGTCTTCATTAACTTGTACTGCATAAAATACGGGGCATTAGCTCTGCAGGAAATATTTGACAGCATACAGCCAAA GATGTTTGGAATGGTTTTGGAGAAAATTATAATTCCTGAAATCCAGAAAGTGTCTGGAcaagttgaaaagaaaatctgtgctgttggaattacaaaaatattaacagaatgTCCTCCCATGATGGACACGGAGTACACCAAGCTGTG GACTCCTTTGCTGCAGGCCCTCATTGGCCTCTTTGAATTGCCTGAGGATGACACTATCCCTGATGAAGAACACTTCATTGACATAGAAGATACTCCAGGATATCAGACTGCATTCTCTCAGCTAGcctttgctggaaaaaaagaacacgATCCTGTAGGTCAAATGGTGAACAATCCTAGAATCCATCTGGCACAGTCTCTGCACAAACTGTCTACGGCATGCCCAGGCAGG GTTCCATCAATGCTGAGTACTAGTCTGAATGCAGAAGCGTTGCAGTATCTCCAAGGATACCTCCAAGCTGCAAGTGTGACACTGCTCTGA